The Actinopolymorpha sp. NPDC004070 region GGGCGGGGGATGACCGGTGAGCGAACGCCATGTCGATGTCGTCGTCGTGAACTGGAACAGCGGCGATTGCCTTCGCGCGTGCATCGACTCACTCGCCGGGCCGACCGGACGGGGGCAGGTCGGAGACGTGGTCGTCGTCGACAATGCTTCGACCGACGGCTCGGCAGAGTGCCTTCCGAACTGGGTCAAGCTGGTGGAGAACCCGGGGAACGTCGGCTTCGCCGCGGCCTGTAATCAAGGAGCCGACCACTGTGCGTCTGACTACCTGCTCTTCCTCAACCCGGACACCGTGGTCGGCGACGACACGATCCAGAGGGCAGTCGCCTTCCTCGACAGCCGTGAAAACCTCGTGTATGGCATCTGTGGCGCGCTCGCGGTGAACCGTGACGGCACTCCCGGAGTCTGCGCCTCCCGATTCCCGACGCTCACGAACGTGATGGCCGGTGTCCTCAAGCTCGACCTTGTCGTGCGCCGGTGGGCGCGCCATCTGCCGCCGGAGGCCCTTCGCCGCGGCGGCCCCGTGGACCAGGTCATCGGCGCCTTCTTCGTCATCCGACGAGCCCTGTTCGGCGAACTGGGCGGCTTCGACGAACGTTACTTCCTCTACTACGAGGAGGTGGACCTGAGCAAGAGGGCAAAGCTGCTGGGCTTCGGCTCGTACCTACTCGTCGACGCCACCTTCGAGCACATCGGGAACGTCAGTGCGAAGCGTTCCGGCGATCTGGCGCTGTATCACTCGCTGCGCAGTCGATCGCTGTACGCATTTCAGCACTGGCCGGCCTGGCAGGCGTACCTGCTGATCTTCTTCACGCTTGCTGTGGATTTACCGGCGAGGCTGGTTCGAGCTGTGGCGACGAAGGAGTTCGGGGATCTTCCGCGTCTGGTCCGCGCGAGCAGCTCATACCTGCGCTTCGTTCTCGGCCCCGACCGATCAGCCGGCACGTCATGACGACGGGAGGACGCAAGCGTGTCGTCATCGTGTGCCAGCTCGATGGCTTCGGCAACAGTGTGAAACCGATCGAGATCCACCGGTACCTCACGTCCCGTGGCCACGAGGTCCGCCTGGTCGACACGTATCGACTCAGCCGCTCCTCTGCCCGGCCGGCCACACTCGCAGGGTGGCTGCCACGTCCACGGCCGTACCATGTCGCGCTCTATGCGGTTGAGGCGATCGGCAAGCTCACCAGACCGGTGGGAACCGCGCGCCGTCGGCTGTCGTACCACCTGTTGCGGGCTGACTTCTGGTTGCGTCGCCGCATCCTCCGGTCGGGGCTGGCGTTGAACGACGTCGACCTGGTGATCTGTGAGACGCCCTACGACAGTGGCCTTCTCCTTGATGTCGCGAGTGCCCAGACGATGTACGACTGCCCGACGCCCTGGGCGGACGAGCTCCTCTACGAGGGTCGACTGACTCGCCGTCAGCACGCTCGTTTGCGCCAACTCGAGATCGACGTGCTCGAGAGTGTGGACCACCTCAGCTTTCATTGGGAGTCCTACGCGGACTATGCGCGGGAACACTACCGAATCCCTGGGAGCAATCTTGTCACGCTCAACTGGGGCTGTTCGCCCGCAGCGATCCGCGCACGATCCGCCAGCCCGGCACGGGTCGTCTACTTCGGCTCCCTCAGCTCGAGGTTCGTCAATCTACCCTTGCTGTCGAGGTTGTCCCGAAGCTATCCATACATCGACGTCTATGGAGGACCGCCGCCGGACCCTGCTCTCGGGATCCGATACCGGGGATACGCGTCTCCGGGTGTGCTCCGGGACTACCAGTTCGGGCTCATCACCTGCGTCGACGACCCGCTGCGCCGCGACGGGTTCTCCGCGAAGCATCTGGACTATCTGGCTGCCGGCCTTCCTGTCCTGGTGCCGGTTTGGCGGCGAAGCGCCGAGGCACTCGCCGGCTCGCTGCTCTATGACGAGAAGTCCTTTGCCGACATCGTGACTCGGCACGCGGATCCTGTTGCGTGGCAGCGAGTCAGTGACGAGGCCTATGCACAGGCGGAGCGACTCAGGTGGGAACACACGCTTCGACCACTGGATGCGCTCCTCGAAACTACTGCGTCTGCCGTAGGACCCTGAACCGTGCTCAGACCCTTCCGAAAGTGACCAAGATGAATCTTCGCCATGTCCTGAAGCAGTCCGATGCGATGGTCGGACTGGTTCATGACTCGAGAAGGATCCTGAGGATCCCGGCCCTGGCCCGGCGGAGGCGGATCATCGACAACTATCTGGCCACCCACGGAATCAGGAGGCTCCAGATCGGCGCGGGCCGAACGTCCCTCGACGGCTGGTTGAGCACTGACATCTCTCCGGGCCAAGACGGCAGCGTCCTTCTCGATGCGAGCAAAGCCTTTCCGTTTGATGACGCGGTGTTCGACGCTGTCTACAGTGAGCACATGATCGAACACATCTCCTGGGATGATGGTTCGTTCATGCTGAGTGAGATCCGACGCGTCCTCAAGCCTGGCGGAGTGGTTCGGATCGCCACGCCGGACCTTGCGGTTCTCCTGGGCCTCTACGGCCGCGATCAAAGTGCATTGGGTGAGAAATACGTCCGGTGGATCACTGACGAGTTTCTTCCACAGGTCGACGTGTACGACGCTTCGTTTGTGATCAACAACGCGTTCCGCAACTGGGGTCATCAGTTCCTCTACGATGGCAATTTGATGGAAATGGCGATGTCGAAGGCAGGATTCGCGGACATCAGGCGATGTTCTCCAGGTGAATCGAGCCATGCGGATCTGCGGGCACTCGAGTCGCATGGCAAGCACGTTGCGGACGAGGAAATGGCAGCGTTCGAGACCATGGTCTACGAGGGGAACCGCCCGCGTTGAGGACGGCGTCGTCCCCCGGCGTGCGGACCGACAGTCGAGCGGCTCTCTCCTACTGGCGACACGCCAGCCCGCCAGGCCAACCGAGGTGACCGACGGCCCGGTGGCCGGTCACGGGAACCAGGAGCTGCCGACGCTGACCGAAGTCGGCGGACCTACGCCCGACGGCCTGCTCAACCGACTGTCCACGTCGCAGGCGCAAGGGGCTTCTCCGGACAGGAATCCCAGGAGATCGGACAGTAGTACGTCGCGCCGGTCTTGGCAGGCGCATCAGGCACGAGGGGCGATGCTTCCAGCGCCTGCGGGATTCATCAAGCGATTTCAAGAGTCCTGCAGCTTGCGACCTGGTCCCAGAGAAGGTCGCGATGCCACCCCTGCGTGACAGGTCAGCGCCATCCCGCGAGCCTGCGACGTGGAGGTCAGCCGTTATGCCGGCTCCTGCGAATGCCATTCGGCATTGTTAGAGGGCAGGGGACGGGAACTCGAGCGGCAGTGGGGGTTTTAGTGCTGTTGATACAGAGCAGCCTGACTATTGTCTCGCCACGACAGTTAACAGCAGGGGCGTAGGTTGGTGTGTCATGGAGCGCCAGCTCGCGCTCCGGCGATTCTTCATCGTTGGGTCGCAGAATCTGGTCGTTGCGGGCGTCCTGCTCGGGACGTCACGACCGGGTCTTGTCGTATTCGTGGAACCGGGAAAAATCAGTCCATTCTGGCCCCCGACCGGAGTGGCGGTCGCGGCCCTGCTCCTCTGGGGGTGGCGGATGTGGCCGGGGATCCTCCTCGGCTCGGTTGCGATCGACATCTTCACCACTCCTGCGCCCGTCATAGTTCCCACCGCAGCGGCGTCAACTGCCGCCTGCATGTACGCGTACTGGGCCCTGCGCAGGGTCGGCTTCCGAATCCAGCTTGACCGGCTGAAGGACGCGCTCGCGCTGGTCTTCCTCGCCGCTCTCGGCGCGATGCTGATCAGTTCCACGATCGGAACGATCATGCGCCTGGTCGGGGGAGTTGTGACGGCCGGAACCTTCCTGACGGCATGGTTCACCTGGTGGACCGGCGACGCGATGGGCGTGCTGTTCGTGACACCCCTGCTACTGCTGCTCTACAAGGTTCCGTGGCGACAGTACCGCTACGTCTACGCGGTCAGACTCGCCGAGATCAGTGCACTGCTCGCCGGTTCCTTCGGCCTGATCCTGATGGGCGAACTGCTGTGGGGCGTCCTCTTCCTGGCGTTCCCACTCATCGTCCTGGCCGCCTGGCGCTACCAGTTGGCCGGCGCCGCGCCCCTCGCAGTGATCGCGTCGGCGGTCACCATCGACGCCAGCGTGGCGGCATACGGCACCTTTGCCGGCAAAGACCTGCTCGGCAGGATGCTGCTTCTCCAACTCTTCAACGGCTCGATCGTCCTGACCGGACTAGTGCTTTCCGCTGCGATCAGTGAACGCAACCGAACGCGGGAAGAACTCGAACACGCCTGCGGGCAACTGCAGCAGACGGTCGGAAAACTCGACGAGATGATGCGACCCGGCACGCAGTCCGACCATCGGCAATGGACAGACCACCAGCGAGGCCAGTGATCCAGGTGAGACGGGGGAGAAGGTGCCTGGCGGCGCACCACCGCTGGTTCCGACCTCGTCAGGAGCTCATGCTCATGCGGGCTGGGCCTGGGTGAACGAGACGGCCCGGCCGCGAAGAGTCGGAGCCGAACCACGGGGACTCCGCGGTGCTTTCAGCCACACGTCGACCTGGTCGTCGGCCCACCAGCGCTTCCGGGCGGGCTTGGCCTTCTCGTGCGGCACGGACCGCGGCGTGCCGTTGGCCTTCTTGATCTGGTACTGGGCGATCGCGAGCGGATCTTCCAGGTCCTCGCCATCGAGGGGTACATCGGGGCAACGAGGGCTACGCCCGGGTACCGCAGGAACTCTGGCCTGACCCGAGCGGGCGTATCGGTCTGGCCCCATGCATGCACCGGCGCTTGGAGATCAACCAGGTGGCAGTTGCTCATGACAAGTCGCGTGGCTGGCGTCGCTTGCCTGAGTTCGTCCGGCGGGGACGAAGCCGACCCGACATCGCCGGTCGAAGAAGCCTTCTACTAGCCACGTACCTGGTAACCGTGGTTACATTCCCTACATGACTGATCGGGATTCGGGTTCGGGTGAGTGGGTCATGCTCACCTACCGGCTGCCTCGGGAGCCGTCGGCGCCGCGGTTGGCGTTGTGGCGGAAGCTGAAGCGGCTGGGGGTGGCACAGCTGGCGGACGGGCTGGTGGCTTTGCCGGCCGACGCCCGCACGCGGGAGCAGTTGGAGTGGGCGGCGGAGGAGGTCGAGGAGGCCGGCGGTGCGGCGGGGGTATGGCTGGCCCGGCCTTCCACGAGCGCTCTGGAGCGGGACGTGGCCGCACGCATGAACGAGGCCCGCGCCCAGGAGTTCGCCGAGATCGCCGACCAGGCTCGCGGGGCACTGGACGCCCCATCGGGAGACCGTGTGGCGGCGTTGCGGCGGCTGAGGGCGCAGATGCGGCGGATGGAACGCCGTGACTACTTCCGGCCGCCGGAGCGCGAGCAGGCTCGTCAGGCGCTGCGGGAGCTCGCACAACACGAGGTCGCTCAGCACGACCAGACGCAGGTGGCCACGTGGCCCGGCCACGGGGTGCGGGCATGAGGTGGGCAACCCGTGCCGGTGTGCACATCGACCGGAGCGCGTGTGCGTGGCTGATCCAACGCCATGTGGACACCGCTGCGGAGTTCGTGTTCGTCACCGACCCCGACCAGGTGCCCGAGGACGCGACCCCGTTCGACATGCGTGGGGTGGACCTGGGCCATCACGGCAGCGACTGCACGTTCGAAACGATCCTGCGCCGCTATCACCTCGCCGACCCGGTGCTGTGGCGCATCGCCGGGATCGTGCACGAGGCAGACCTCGAGGACGACCACTACGACGCCCCCGAGGCGCCCGGCTTCGACGTCATCCTTCGCGCCCTGTCACTCGCCAATGACGACGCCACCGTCCTGGCCATGACCGCACCCATTTTCGACGCCGTATATGAGTATCTGCGCCGGGAAGTCCTCACGCCCGGAAGAACCCCCGGAAGGACCCCGGATGAGCCTGATCAGCCGTGACCAGGACCTGGTGCCCCTGCGGGAGGCCACCAAGGCGTGGTTCAAGATCTCCCTGCAAACCTTCGGCGGACCCGCCGGACAGATCGCGGTGATGCAGCGAAGCCTGGTCGACGAGCACCGCTGGATCGGTGAACGACGGTTCCTGCACGCACTGTCGTACTGCATGCTGCTGCCCGGCCCGGAGGCCCAGCAACTCGCCGTCTACGTCGGCTGGCTGCTCAACGGGACCGCCGGCGGGCTGATCGCCGGAGTCCTGTTCGTGCTCCCCGGCCTGCTGGCGCTACTGGGGCTGTCCGCGCTCTACGTCGGGCTGGGCGACACAGCGCTCATCACAGCGCTGTTCGCCGGGCTAGCCCCAGCGGTGCTGGCGATCGTGACCCAGGCCGTGATCAAAGTCGCCGGGCGGGCGCTGCACCATCGAGTCCTGATCGGCCTGGCGGTCGCCGCGTTCATCGCACTCGCCGCGTTCGCGGTGCCCTTCCCGATCGTGGTGCTCGCCGCAGGCATCCTCGGCTGGGTGATCGGCCGTGTGCGCCCGCAGATCATGGCCAAGCCTGCACAAGCGAAGCAGGATGACCGGCCGGAGCCGCTGATCTCCGACGACGCCCTGCACCACGCCGCACCCACCTTGCGCCGCGCGGGCATCATCCTCGCTATCGGCATCCCCCTGTGGCTGGGCCCGGTCGCCCTCGCCTTCGCACTGACCGGCGCCGACTCGGTGTCCACCCAGCAAGGACTGTTCTTCTCCGGCACCGCCCTGGTCACCTTCGGCGGCGCCTACGCCGTACTTTCCTACGTCGCACAGAAGGCAGTCGAGACCTACCACTGGCTGGCACCGGGGGAGATGGTGCGTGGTCTTGCCCTGGCCGAGACCACACCCGGCCCACTGATCATGGTGGTGCAGTTCGTCGCGTTCCTCGGCGCCTTCCGCGACCCCGGCACCCTCAACCCTTGGGCCGCCGCCGTCGTCGCATCGTTGCTGACCACGTGGGTCACCTTTGTGCCGTGTTTCTTGTTCATCTTCGTCGGCGCGCCCTACGTCGAACGCCTGCGCGGCAACAGGTCCCTGTCCGCCGCACTCACCGGCATCACCGCCGCCGTCGTCGGCGTCATCGCCAACCTGGCCATCTACTTCGCCACCGCGACCCTGTTCGCCAGCTCACACCCCTACGACTGGGGACCGCTGCACCTGAACCTGCCTGTCGTCACAACCCTGAAGCCCGTCGCACTGGTCATCGGCGCCATCGCGATGGTCCTCACCTTCAAGCTCAGATGGCCGGTGTTACGCACCCTTGGCGTCTGCGCGCTGCTCGGACTCGCCGCCGGATTCGTCCTCTGAGTCACATCGGTTTCCAGCGGTCCGCTGCCCGTGTCGTTTGATGTCAGACACGAACGGCACGGTCAGTGGTGCGGCGCCCGGCACATCGCCCGCGCACCTACCCGAGCTGGGGCTACATGG contains the following coding sequences:
- a CDS encoding Chromate resistance protein ChrB, coding for MTDRDSGSGEWVMLTYRLPREPSAPRLALWRKLKRLGVAQLADGLVALPADARTREQLEWAAEEVEEAGGAAGVWLARPSTSALERDVAARMNEARAQEFAEIADQARGALDAPSGDRVAALRRLRAQMRRMERRDYFRPPEREQARQALRELAQHEVAQHDQTQVATWPGHGVRA
- a CDS encoding MASE1 domain-containing protein, translated to MERQLALRRFFIVGSQNLVVAGVLLGTSRPGLVVFVEPGKISPFWPPTGVAVAALLLWGWRMWPGILLGSVAIDIFTTPAPVIVPTAAASTAACMYAYWALRRVGFRIQLDRLKDALALVFLAALGAMLISSTIGTIMRLVGGVVTAGTFLTAWFTWWTGDAMGVLFVTPLLLLLYKVPWRQYRYVYAVRLAEISALLAGSFGLILMGELLWGVLFLAFPLIVLAAWRYQLAGAAPLAVIASAVTIDASVAAYGTFAGKDLLGRMLLLQLFNGSIVLTGLVLSAAISERNRTREELEHACGQLQQTVGKLDEMMRPGTQSDHRQWTDHQRGQ
- a CDS encoding chromate resistance protein ChrB domain-containing protein produces the protein MRWATRAGVHIDRSACAWLIQRHVDTAAEFVFVTDPDQVPEDATPFDMRGVDLGHHGSDCTFETILRRYHLADPVLWRIAGIVHEADLEDDHYDAPEAPGFDVILRALSLANDDATVLAMTAPIFDAVYEYLRREVLTPGRTPGRTPDEPDQP
- a CDS encoding methyltransferase domain-containing protein: MNLRHVLKQSDAMVGLVHDSRRILRIPALARRRRIIDNYLATHGIRRLQIGAGRTSLDGWLSTDISPGQDGSVLLDASKAFPFDDAVFDAVYSEHMIEHISWDDGSFMLSEIRRVLKPGGVVRIATPDLAVLLGLYGRDQSALGEKYVRWITDEFLPQVDVYDASFVINNAFRNWGHQFLYDGNLMEMAMSKAGFADIRRCSPGESSHADLRALESHGKHVADEEMAAFETMVYEGNRPR
- the chrA gene encoding chromate efflux transporter, which produces MSLISRDQDLVPLREATKAWFKISLQTFGGPAGQIAVMQRSLVDEHRWIGERRFLHALSYCMLLPGPEAQQLAVYVGWLLNGTAGGLIAGVLFVLPGLLALLGLSALYVGLGDTALITALFAGLAPAVLAIVTQAVIKVAGRALHHRVLIGLAVAAFIALAAFAVPFPIVVLAAGILGWVIGRVRPQIMAKPAQAKQDDRPEPLISDDALHHAAPTLRRAGIILAIGIPLWLGPVALAFALTGADSVSTQQGLFFSGTALVTFGGAYAVLSYVAQKAVETYHWLAPGEMVRGLALAETTPGPLIMVVQFVAFLGAFRDPGTLNPWAAAVVASLLTTWVTFVPCFLFIFVGAPYVERLRGNRSLSAALTGITAAVVGVIANLAIYFATATLFASSHPYDWGPLHLNLPVVTTLKPVALVIGAIAMVLTFKLRWPVLRTLGVCALLGLAAGFVL
- a CDS encoding glycosyltransferase family 2 protein, giving the protein MSERHVDVVVVNWNSGDCLRACIDSLAGPTGRGQVGDVVVVDNASTDGSAECLPNWVKLVENPGNVGFAAACNQGADHCASDYLLFLNPDTVVGDDTIQRAVAFLDSRENLVYGICGALAVNRDGTPGVCASRFPTLTNVMAGVLKLDLVVRRWARHLPPEALRRGGPVDQVIGAFFVIRRALFGELGGFDERYFLYYEEVDLSKRAKLLGFGSYLLVDATFEHIGNVSAKRSGDLALYHSLRSRSLYAFQHWPAWQAYLLIFFTLAVDLPARLVRAVATKEFGDLPRLVRASSSYLRFVLGPDRSAGTS